One genomic window of bacterium includes the following:
- a CDS encoding prepilin-type N-terminal cleavage/methylation domain-containing protein — protein sequence MRAGRHGWLSRNLRGRKGQQGFTLIELLVVVTILGILAAIVTLSLVGLTTNANVQSCRAEYKTVQAALDAYMANNNLDTVPAATGTKDMTQPVPLFNANPSSTSPNYTRNGTTQFAYTWDTHGKITGISGPSGCTPL from the coding sequence ATGCGTGCGGGTCGTCATGGGTGGTTGAGCAGGAACCTGCGCGGACGCAAGGGCCAGCAGGGTTTCACGCTCATCGAGCTTCTGGTCGTGGTCACGATCCTCGGCATCCTGGCCGCCATCGTCACCCTCAGCCTGGTCGGCCTGACGACCAACGCCAACGTTCAGTCCTGCAGGGCCGAGTACAAGACGGTGCAGGCCGCGCTGGACGCCTACATGGCCAACAACAACCTGGACACCGTTCCCGCGGCGACCGGCACCAAAGACATGACCCAGCCGGTTCCGCTCTTCAATGCCAACCCCTCGTCCACCTCGCCGAACTACACGCGCAACGGCACGACTCAGTTCGCTTACACCTGGGACACCCACGGCAAGATCACAGGGATATCCGGCCCCAGTGGGTGCACTCCTCTGTAA
- a CDS encoding exo-alpha-sialidase: MSRVRLLVGTRKGAFVLTSDASRKRWEVDGPHFAGWEIYHVKGSPANPERLYASQSSGWFGQVLQRSNDGGKSWEAVGNQFSYDGTPGKHTWYDGSPHPWEFKRVWHLEPSLSDPETVYAGVEDAALFKSSDGAQTWSELPGLRTHQTAPGWAPGAGGLCLHTIVIDPSNAERMFIAISSSGVFRTDDAGQSWRPANRGLRSNYIPDPDAEVGHCVHRIAMHPSRPNVLFMQKHWDVMRTDDAGESWREISGDLPSDFGFVIDVHANEPDTIYVIPIKSDSQHFVPDGKLRVYRSRTGGDEWQALTNGLPQKDCYVNVLREAMAVDSLDPCGVYFGTSGGQVYASANAGDTWAPIVRDLPAVLSVEVQTLA, from the coding sequence ATGAGCAGAGTACGGTTGCTGGTCGGCACGCGGAAAGGTGCGTTCGTTCTGACCTCGGACGCCAGCCGGAAACGATGGGAAGTCGACGGCCCCCACTTCGCCGGCTGGGAGATCTACCACGTCAAAGGCTCACCGGCCAACCCCGAGCGGCTGTACGCATCCCAATCCAGCGGTTGGTTCGGTCAGGTCCTGCAGCGCTCGAACGATGGTGGCAAGAGCTGGGAGGCCGTCGGCAACCAGTTTTCGTATGACGGCACGCCGGGCAAGCACACCTGGTACGACGGTTCGCCACATCCCTGGGAGTTCAAGCGCGTTTGGCACCTCGAACCCTCGCTGAGCGACCCGGAAACCGTGTATGCGGGCGTCGAAGACGCCGCCCTGTTCAAGTCGAGCGACGGCGCTCAGACATGGAGCGAGCTGCCCGGCCTCCGTACACATCAAACAGCACCTGGCTGGGCGCCTGGCGCGGGCGGCCTTTGCCTGCACACCATCGTCATCGATCCGAGCAACGCGGAGCGGATGTTCATCGCCATCTCGTCCTCAGGGGTCTTCCGGACCGACGACGCCGGCCAGTCATGGCGACCCGCGAACCGCGGGTTGCGGTCCAACTACATTCCGGACCCCGATGCTGAGGTCGGCCATTGCGTCCATCGCATCGCCATGCATCCATCACGTCCCAACGTGCTGTTCATGCAGAAGCACTGGGACGTGATGCGGACCGACGACGCGGGAGAGTCATGGCGCGAGATCAGCGGTGACCTGCCCAGCGACTTCGGCTTTGTGATCGACGTGCACGCGAACGAGCCGGACACGATCTACGTCATCCCGATCAAGAGCGATTCCCAGCACTTCGTCCCCGACGGTAAGCTGCGCGTTTACCGCAGCCGCACCGGTGGCGACGAGTGGCAGGCTCTGACCAACGGTCTTCCGCAGAAGGACTGCTACGTCAACGTGCTGCGGGAGGCGATGGCGGTGGATTCCCTGGATCCCTGTGGCGTGTACTTCGGCACGAGCGGCGGCCAGGTCTATGCGTCCGCGAATGCGGGTGACACCTGGGCGCCCATCGTCCGCGACCTGCCTGCCGTGCTCTCCGTCGAAGTCCAGACGCTGGCGTGA
- a CDS encoding DUF2182 domain-containing protein gives MLAGTPSTDTPRSAMSLLSRRATLTTAAILVGLAAAAWLLTWRQAAGMPLSGLSAPLFMAMWLTMMVAMMFPTVAPMVLAHRMVVLKRGGGSLPSIVFAAGYLSVWTAIGFVPLAGLLFFQAMAPDLNPKWLGLAAGAALVLAGLYQFTPWKTFCLKGCRTPLGFVLTHDFGGGSPAAYRAGVSHGLYCLGCCWALMAVLVIVGLMNLAWMAVIAVVFMLEKNWRHGVGVSRVAGLSVLTLGIAVAVFPELLRWLSGGMPQSFTGGHM, from the coding sequence ATGCTCGCTGGGACGCCATCCACCGACACTCCGCGATCGGCCATGTCCTTGCTGTCGCGGCGTGCCACTCTGACGACCGCCGCCATCCTGGTCGGCCTCGCTGCCGCCGCCTGGCTCCTGACCTGGCGCCAGGCCGCGGGGATGCCGCTGAGCGGCTTATCGGCGCCGCTCTTCATGGCCATGTGGCTGACGATGATGGTGGCGATGATGTTCCCCACCGTCGCGCCCATGGTCCTCGCCCACCGAATGGTCGTGCTCAAGCGCGGCGGGGGAAGCCTCCCGAGCATCGTGTTTGCCGCCGGCTACCTATCTGTCTGGACCGCCATCGGGTTCGTTCCATTGGCCGGCCTGCTCTTTTTCCAAGCAATGGCGCCGGACCTCAATCCAAAGTGGCTTGGGCTGGCTGCGGGGGCTGCCCTCGTTTTGGCGGGCCTCTATCAATTCACGCCCTGGAAGACCTTCTGTCTCAAGGGCTGCCGTACACCGCTCGGCTTCGTCCTTACGCACGACTTCGGCGGCGGTTCGCCCGCCGCCTACCGGGCAGGCGTCTCGCACGGACTCTACTGTCTGGGATGCTGCTGGGCGCTCATGGCGGTCCTGGTCATCGTCGGGTTGATGAACCTGGCCTGGATGGCCGTCATCGCCGTCGTCTTCATGCTGGAGAAGAACTGGCGACACGGGGTCGGCGTCAGCAGGGTCGCTGGACTCTCGGTGTTGACCCTCGGCATCGCTGTGGCCGTATTTCCGGAGCTTTTGCGATGGCTCTCCGGCGGCATGCCGCAGTCCTTTACGGGCGGCCACATGTAA
- a CDS encoding DUF4236 domain-containing protein: protein MSGFRLFRRKKLVPGVTMNLSLSGPSLRFGTRGAGITIGGRRRLRATVGIPGTGIYYTKTAGGGRRIRRPPAPLHSTYSAPATSASYKGCLYAIGVMVLLMLTVVTYGLVMIPVAMAAGAWIWHRRRQPAFIASRIIKRAETAEPIKTVDLLNQALEVDPHGLKTLRSCASWFYDHQCWQDSAEAYSGILQVQPDWDAERRYATSLLAAGRADDAIPHLEHMRAVSSSGDGDEAAVLGQMAMAYFMKGQPSQAMAFIDLAPLEMRNLDGALQQCLYLRAVGRYLAGDRRHAIGDLERLYAINPAFTDLMATKAAMESGTYGLPPAKPYPDWYPMDHRETNLAPAEPGRVTPATSPAPIAAAEPDSLLAAANVSPDWIKQKLWRGWDSPANLVRGESRHQDIFLARWSIDPKRQHWEPVAVDLVREPENPVDQNAVKAEIYGRQIGYLAREVAATFSPQLDRAARSQCTVAGVVCGGSADAPNFGLHLWLDKRLTEAPAWDGSVGRPT from the coding sequence ATGAGCGGATTCCGTTTGTTCCGCCGTAAGAAGTTGGTCCCAGGGGTGACCATGAACCTATCCCTGTCCGGTCCCAGCCTCCGCTTCGGCACACGGGGGGCGGGCATAACGATCGGCGGCCGCCGCCGTCTGCGAGCCACGGTTGGAATACCCGGTACCGGCATTTACTACACGAAAACAGCCGGCGGCGGTCGCCGGATTCGGCGCCCGCCAGCCCCGCTCCACTCGACCTATTCGGCGCCCGCGACATCGGCAAGTTACAAGGGCTGCCTGTACGCGATCGGCGTCATGGTGCTGTTGATGCTGACCGTTGTCACCTACGGCCTGGTCATGATCCCCGTCGCGATGGCGGCGGGCGCATGGATTTGGCATCGGAGGCGGCAGCCTGCGTTCATAGCTTCACGGATCATCAAGCGGGCCGAGACCGCTGAACCGATCAAGACTGTCGATCTGCTCAACCAGGCGTTGGAAGTGGATCCCCATGGGCTCAAGACGTTGCGCTCGTGCGCCAGCTGGTTCTATGACCATCAGTGCTGGCAGGATTCAGCGGAAGCCTACTCCGGCATCCTCCAGGTTCAACCCGATTGGGATGCCGAGCGGAGATACGCGACCAGCCTCCTGGCCGCGGGCCGCGCGGATGATGCCATTCCGCACCTCGAACACATGCGTGCCGTCAGCTCTTCTGGGGATGGCGACGAGGCAGCCGTGCTCGGCCAGATGGCGATGGCATACTTCATGAAAGGCCAGCCCAGCCAGGCCATGGCGTTCATCGACCTCGCGCCGCTCGAGATGCGCAATCTCGATGGAGCTCTTCAACAGTGCCTTTATCTGCGAGCCGTTGGACGCTACCTGGCGGGCGATCGGAGGCATGCGATCGGCGACCTCGAGCGCCTGTACGCCATCAATCCCGCGTTCACCGATTTGATGGCAACCAAGGCTGCGATGGAGTCCGGGACTTACGGTCTCCCGCCGGCCAAGCCGTATCCGGATTGGTATCCGATGGACCACCGGGAGACCAATCTGGCTCCGGCCGAACCCGGTCGGGTTACACCCGCCACGTCTCCGGCTCCCATTGCAGCCGCAGAACCCGATTCACTGCTCGCCGCGGCGAACGTGTCGCCTGATTGGATCAAGCAGAAACTCTGGCGCGGGTGGGACTCCCCCGCCAACCTCGTCCGAGGCGAGAGCCGGCATCAAGACATCTTTCTGGCTCGGTGGTCCATCGACCCTAAGCGACAACACTGGGAGCCCGTTGCGGTCGACCTGGTCCGGGAACCGGAGAATCCGGTGGACCAAAATGCGGTCAAAGCTGAGATCTATGGCCGGCAAATTGGTTACCTCGCTCGTGAAGTGGCGGCAACCTTCTCGCCACAGCTCGACCGAGCGGCGCGAAGTCAATGCACGGTGGCGGGAGTGGTCTGCGGCGGATCCGCTGACGCTCCGAACTTCGGATTGCACCTTTGGTTGGATAAGCGGTTAACCGAAGCTCCCGCCTGGGATGGTTCCGTCGGCCGACCGACGTGA
- a CDS encoding prepilin peptidase produces MASPRGGALSPHEESTVDVADAAPFLSAYLILVGLVLGSFINLAADRVPRGESIVGPRSHCRACGRRLNAVDLLPVIGYLIRGGRCATCRAPIGVWAPVVEIVSGACMLAAIAWRGLWPGAVAGLVLVAVWGSVVTALALRRRAAGGTP; encoded by the coding sequence ATGGCGTCGCCTCGAGGCGGCGCCCTTTCACCTCATGAAGAAAGCACCGTTGACGTGGCGGACGCCGCCCCGTTTCTGAGCGCCTACCTGATCCTCGTGGGGCTGGTCCTGGGCAGCTTCATCAACCTGGCCGCCGACCGGGTGCCCAGGGGGGAATCGATCGTGGGACCGCGGTCGCACTGCCGCGCCTGCGGCCGCCGGCTGAACGCCGTCGACCTGTTGCCGGTGATCGGCTACCTGATCCGGGGTGGGCGCTGCGCCACGTGCAGGGCTCCCATAGGCGTTTGGGCGCCGGTCGTCGAGATCGTGTCCGGAGCCTGCATGCTGGCCGCCATCGCCTGGCGGGGCCTGTGGCCGGGGGCCGTCGCCGGACTGGTACTCGTCGCGGTGTGGGGCTCGGTGGTCACGGCCCTGGCGCTGCGGAGGCGTGCCGCCGGCGGCACGCCCTGA
- a CDS encoding PilT/PilU family type 4a pilus ATPase, with protein METVEGAIERLLQLQASDLLLSCGSPPRIRKDGELELFEPDAAPLVPSEVARLLRGILQPADWRTLQKRRQVDFAFTWRDQARVRANAYFQRDSLAAAFRLLPLQIPSFELLGMPESVHRLLERRQGLILVTGPTGAGKSTTQAAILDHLNKTRPYHIITFEDPIEYIHKHRLSIIDQRQVGDDALSFAEGLRGVFREDPDVVLIGEMRDLDTISAALTIAETGHLVLATLHTNDAPQAINRIVDSYVGAQQQQVRVQLAGCLAGVIYQQLVRVLGGGRVAAFEILVANLAVRSMIKEGKIDQIRSVLQTGLRDGSQTLERSLNQLIRAGVITERDARTHSLYPAEIRAS; from the coding sequence GTGGAAACCGTCGAAGGTGCCATCGAACGCCTTCTGCAGTTGCAGGCATCAGACCTGCTCCTCAGCTGTGGGAGCCCGCCGAGGATCCGTAAGGACGGCGAGCTCGAGCTCTTCGAACCTGACGCCGCCCCTCTCGTCCCGTCGGAGGTCGCGCGACTGCTGCGGGGGATCCTGCAGCCGGCCGATTGGCGGACGCTCCAAAAGCGGCGTCAGGTCGATTTCGCGTTCACGTGGCGAGACCAGGCCCGCGTCCGCGCCAACGCGTACTTCCAGCGGGACTCTTTAGCCGCGGCGTTCCGATTGCTTCCGCTGCAGATCCCCAGCTTCGAGCTGCTGGGAATGCCCGAGTCAGTCCACCGCCTGCTCGAGCGGCGGCAGGGCCTGATCCTCGTCACCGGTCCCACCGGCGCCGGCAAGTCGACCACCCAGGCCGCGATCCTGGACCATCTCAACAAGACTCGCCCGTACCACATCATCACCTTCGAGGATCCGATCGAGTACATCCACAAACACCGCCTCTCGATCATCGATCAGAGACAGGTGGGGGATGACGCGCTCTCCTTTGCCGAAGGATTGCGGGGGGTTTTTCGCGAGGACCCCGACGTCGTTTTGATCGGCGAGATGCGAGATCTCGACACCATTTCCGCCGCCCTGACGATCGCTGAGACCGGCCATCTCGTCCTCGCCACGCTGCACACCAACGACGCACCCCAGGCGATCAATCGCATCGTCGACAGCTACGTCGGCGCTCAGCAGCAGCAGGTCCGGGTCCAGCTCGCCGGTTGTCTGGCCGGTGTCATCTACCAGCAGCTGGTCAGGGTGCTGGGGGGGGGCCGCGTCGCTGCCTTTGAGATCCTGGTCGCCAACCTGGCGGTTCGCTCGATGATCAAAGAGGGCAAGATCGACCAGATCCGCAGCGTGCTCCAGACCGGCCTGCGCGACGGCTCCCAGACGCTGGAGCGGTCGTTGAACCAGTTGATTCGAGCTGGTGTCATCACCGAGCGCGACGCGCGCACCCACTCGCTCTACCCGGCCGAGATCCGCGCCTCATAG
- the arsM gene encoding arsenite methyltransferase translates to MGEITEAVRSRYANVARQIAVIDTPGAAPVGGCCQSDRPDCGCGGSYPAGDLKDVGLSESVSLGCGNPTLLAQLEPGQIVLDLGSGAGLDVLISARRVGPFGHAYGLDMTDEMLALANANQEKAGVSNATFLKGTIENVPLPDAWVDVVISNCVINLAEDKGAVIREAFRMLRPGGLFAVADMVELEPLDPTVKKSLDAWAGCLSGTIPIDEYRRALVDAGFEGVEFQVHATESMPGVDGKIGSAYIRARKPS, encoded by the coding sequence ATGGGTGAAATCACTGAAGCAGTCCGCTCGCGCTACGCCAACGTCGCCAGGCAGATCGCCGTGATCGATACTCCCGGAGCCGCGCCGGTGGGGGGGTGTTGCCAGTCTGATAGGCCGGATTGCGGTTGCGGCGGGTCTTACCCGGCTGGCGATCTCAAGGACGTCGGGCTCAGTGAGTCGGTCAGCCTCGGGTGCGGCAATCCGACCCTGCTGGCCCAACTTGAACCGGGACAGATCGTCCTCGACCTCGGATCAGGCGCCGGGCTGGACGTCCTGATCTCAGCCCGCCGCGTTGGTCCCTTCGGCCACGCCTACGGTCTCGACATGACCGATGAGATGCTGGCGCTGGCGAACGCCAACCAAGAGAAGGCCGGCGTGAGCAATGCGACCTTCCTCAAGGGAACGATCGAGAACGTTCCGCTTCCAGACGCATGGGTCGATGTGGTGATCTCCAACTGCGTGATCAACCTGGCTGAGGATAAGGGCGCGGTGATCCGGGAGGCCTTCCGGATGCTGCGGCCTGGTGGTCTGTTCGCCGTCGCCGACATGGTCGAGTTGGAGCCTCTGGACCCGACGGTCAAGAAGAGCCTTGACGCATGGGCAGGTTGCCTCTCGGGCACGATTCCGATCGACGAGTATCGGCGGGCGCTGGTTGACGCGGGATTCGAGGGCGTCGAGTTTCAGGTCCACGCCACCGAGTCGATGCCCGGCGTTGACGGCAAGATCGGAAGCGCCTACATCCGGGCCAGGAAACCCTCATGA
- a CDS encoding ArsR family transcriptional regulator, with amino-acid sequence MASMALKELPVVRQRGECCALPNVDMSWAEQTAILMKALADPTRLTMVAALLKARAPICICDFTAGLELSQPTISHHMAKLKDAGMVEAKKEGIWVYYRLRHDLTPSTRRLLSQLIA; translated from the coding sequence ATGGCTTCAATGGCTCTCAAGGAGCTTCCAGTCGTCCGGCAGCGGGGTGAGTGCTGCGCCCTGCCCAATGTCGACATGAGCTGGGCGGAGCAGACCGCGATTCTGATGAAAGCACTCGCCGACCCGACCCGATTGACCATGGTCGCCGCGCTCTTGAAGGCGAGGGCACCCATCTGCATCTGTGACTTCACCGCCGGCCTCGAGCTCAGCCAACCGACGATCTCCCACCACATGGCGAAGCTGAAGGACGCCGGCATGGTCGAAGCGAAAAAGGAAGGAATCTGGGTCTACTACCGCCTCCGCCACGACCTGACGCCGAGCACGCGGCGGCTGCTCAGCCAGCTGATCGCGTAA
- a CDS encoding glycosyltransferase, translating to MAEHFGQAPRRRRRLWILLFLVPVELILAFIVLFPHEAARVAGPLGGLDQVRHLLPLGIVGVLSWSVWMIRVTLSKFYRPVPAGYHTTTSVVVPAYREDPEILERCLRSWLAEDPTEVIVVPDAEDTDVIALLREVASADLRLRVIPFAHEGKRSALGVGMRAAKSDVIILTDSDTQWERGLLDAIQAPFADPQVGGVGTRQNVYMPETSVWRRIADWMIDIRYLDYVPSQGRAGAVACLSGRTAAYRRSAVIPILGHMEHEFFLGRLCVSGDDGRLTWLMLAAGYRTVHQSTARTLSMFPDRPWPFLKQRLRWSRNSYRCYLTAIWKGWLWRQPLITQLTVLQFMFTPLTMGIALGYLVHWIFHPQQFVATIALSWLLGGRAIRGLSHLRRRPGDIFVLPLVALTTIFIALVVKTFAIVTMNRQGWLTRHSELIGGEAQGALTLG from the coding sequence ATGGCCGAACACTTCGGACAAGCCCCGCGGCGCCGCCGGAGGCTGTGGATCCTCCTGTTTCTCGTGCCCGTGGAATTGATCCTCGCCTTCATCGTCCTCTTCCCTCACGAAGCGGCGCGCGTCGCTGGACCGCTGGGCGGATTGGACCAGGTTCGGCACCTCCTGCCGCTCGGCATCGTCGGCGTCCTCTCGTGGTCGGTGTGGATGATCCGCGTGACCCTCTCGAAGTTCTACCGCCCGGTGCCGGCGGGCTATCACACGACCACTTCGGTGGTCGTGCCCGCCTACCGCGAAGATCCCGAGATCCTGGAGCGCTGCCTGCGGTCATGGCTTGCGGAGGACCCCACCGAGGTGATCGTCGTCCCCGACGCCGAGGACACCGACGTCATCGCCCTGCTTCGAGAGGTCGCGTCCGCGGATCTCCGGTTGCGCGTGATCCCGTTCGCGCACGAGGGCAAGCGCTCAGCCCTCGGTGTGGGTATGCGAGCGGCGAAATCGGATGTGATCATCCTCACCGACTCCGACACGCAGTGGGAACGGGGCCTTCTGGATGCGATCCAGGCACCCTTCGCGGACCCCCAGGTCGGCGGCGTCGGGACCCGGCAGAACGTCTACATGCCGGAGACCAGCGTCTGGCGACGCATCGCCGACTGGATGATCGACATCCGCTACCTGGACTATGTGCCATCGCAAGGGCGGGCCGGCGCGGTGGCCTGCCTTTCCGGCCGCACGGCGGCCTACAGACGATCCGCTGTCATACCCATCCTCGGCCACATGGAACACGAGTTCTTTCTGGGCCGCCTGTGCGTCTCAGGTGATGACGGACGCCTGACCTGGTTGATGCTCGCCGCCGGCTACAGGACGGTGCATCAGTCGACCGCCCGCACCCTGTCGATGTTCCCCGACCGGCCATGGCCGTTCCTCAAGCAGAGACTCCGCTGGAGCCGCAACTCCTACCGCTGCTATTTGACCGCGATCTGGAAGGGCTGGCTGTGGAGACAGCCGCTCATCACGCAACTGACCGTGCTCCAGTTCATGTTCACGCCGCTGACCATGGGCATCGCGCTGGGCTATCTGGTGCATTGGATCTTCCACCCGCAGCAGTTCGTCGCCACGATCGCCCTGAGCTGGCTGTTGGGCGGCCGCGCGATCCGCGGCCTGTCACACCTTCGCCGCCGGCCGGGCGACATCTTCGTCCTGCCATTGGTCGCCCTGACGACGATCTTCATCGCGCTGGTCGTGAAGACCTTTGCCATCGTGACGATGAACCGTCAAGGCTGGCTGACCCGGCACAGCGAACTGATCGGCGGCGAGGCGCAGGGGGCGCTGACTCTTGGCTAA
- a CDS encoding SRPBCC family protein, which yields MPEQVEAGAGCGQSFGIDRAWGAVGQPPHALLRWAGAHGIGFGWEGLTMAEIHNRATVDAPIEKVFDFVDDPERFPTYVPNVDRVADLVRTEKRLGDSFRVIYKVLGMTFDEKFTVTEYQRPNRLRSAFAGGMNGTFAWSFEREGEQTRVNVDVDYQMAGGPIGKAVDALLLERTNEKTIEHLLQNMQKALTRGAISTG from the coding sequence ATGCCTGAGCAGGTTGAGGCCGGAGCCGGCTGCGGTCAATCCTTCGGCATTGACCGGGCCTGGGGGGCCGTTGGACAGCCGCCCCATGCTTTGCTACGCTGGGCGGGCGCACACGGGATCGGTTTCGGCTGGGAGGGATTGACCATGGCCGAGATACACAACCGCGCAACCGTCGACGCGCCGATCGAGAAGGTCTTCGACTTCGTCGACGACCCGGAGAGATTCCCCACCTACGTTCCCAACGTCGACCGCGTGGCGGACCTGGTGAGGACCGAGAAGCGGCTGGGCGACTCCTTCCGCGTCATCTACAAGGTGCTCGGCATGACCTTCGACGAAAAGTTCACGGTCACCGAGTATCAGCGGCCCAACCGCCTGCGCAGCGCCTTCGCGGGCGGGATGAACGGCACCTTCGCCTGGAGCTTTGAGCGGGAGGGCGAGCAGACCCGAGTGAACGTCGACGTCGACTACCAGATGGCGGGAGGCCCGATCGGCAAGGCCGTCGACGCGCTGCTGCTGGAGCGCACGAACGAGAAGACGATCGAGCACCTGCTTCAGAACATGCAGAAGGCGCTGACGCGGGGAGCGATCTCGACCGGATAG
- a CDS encoding type II secretion system protein — MGRFFKDRRHAQAGTTLIELLVSLTIIGLALVLVIGTFSTGLLDATLVKRNTAVDAVQQYEMDKISASPFNPSAPPYSECFATENTNAPQPLASYQGSCPDSTFALRADVAWSQGSSASIQVWTVAVAAWPSQGQVGSSISVVKVNR; from the coding sequence ATGGGTCGGTTCTTCAAGGACCGCCGGCACGCGCAGGCGGGCACGACTCTCATCGAGCTGCTGGTCAGCCTGACGATCATCGGCCTGGCCCTGGTCCTGGTCATCGGGACGTTCAGCACCGGGCTCCTCGACGCGACCCTGGTCAAGCGCAACACGGCGGTCGACGCCGTCCAGCAGTACGAGATGGACAAGATCAGCGCCAGCCCGTTCAACCCTTCCGCGCCGCCGTATTCGGAATGCTTTGCGACCGAGAACACGAACGCACCGCAACCGCTGGCCAGCTACCAGGGGTCATGCCCAGACAGCACGTTTGCGCTGCGCGCGGATGTCGCCTGGTCCCAGGGGTCGTCCGCCAGCATCCAGGTGTGGACGGTTGCCGTCGCCGCGTGGCCGAGCCAGGGACAGGTGGGCTCCAGCATCTCCGTGGTCAAGGTGAACCGGTGA
- a CDS encoding NAD-dependent epimerase/dehydratase family protein has translation MRAVVTGAAGFIGSHLADRLLADGHEVVGIDCFSDYYSRMLKEQNLEAARDFGNFKFHELDLVDDDLRDALDGADVVFHLASRSGIRASRRNHFDHYMRDNVLATQRLLEALVGSSIRRLVYAGSSSVYGDAERLPTKESSVPLPLSSYGVTKLAGENLVHLYARNFGLPAMSLRYFTVYGPRQRPDMAIARFMRALTLGEEIEVYGDGEQTREFTFVTDAVEATTRVITADVVGKVLNIGGGSRATVNAVLSVLEEITGAKVRLRHLPAAPEDHRHTGASINLARQHLLWEPRVSLREGLAKQWLWFHQLSRREREFRAAVVAV, from the coding sequence ATGCGCGCGGTAGTCACCGGAGCGGCGGGTTTCATCGGGTCGCATCTCGCCGACCGCCTGCTGGCGGACGGTCACGAGGTCGTCGGCATCGATTGCTTCAGCGACTACTACTCCCGCATGCTGAAGGAGCAGAACCTGGAGGCCGCACGCGACTTTGGCAACTTCAAGTTCCATGAGCTGGATCTCGTCGACGACGATCTCCGTGACGCGCTCGACGGCGCCGATGTCGTGTTTCACCTGGCGAGTCGCTCGGGAATTCGAGCCAGCCGCCGGAATCACTTCGACCACTACATGCGGGACAACGTGCTCGCCACCCAGCGGCTGCTTGAAGCACTGGTCGGAAGCTCGATCAGGCGCCTTGTCTACGCGGGCAGCTCGTCGGTCTACGGCGATGCGGAGAGGCTCCCCACCAAGGAATCAAGCGTTCCGCTTCCACTCTCCTCATATGGGGTGACGAAACTCGCCGGTGAGAATCTCGTCCACCTGTACGCGCGCAATTTCGGCCTGCCCGCAATGTCTCTTCGGTACTTCACCGTCTACGGCCCCCGTCAGCGACCCGACATGGCGATTGCGCGTTTCATGCGAGCGCTGACGCTGGGCGAGGAGATCGAGGTATACGGCGATGGCGAGCAGACTCGTGAATTCACATTCGTGACGGACGCGGTGGAGGCGACCACCCGGGTGATCACGGCTGACGTGGTCGGCAAGGTGCTCAACATCGGCGGTGGAAGCCGCGCGACCGTCAACGCCGTGCTGTCGGTGCTCGAGGAGATCACCGGGGCCAAGGTCCGGCTGCGCCATCTGCCGGCGGCACCGGAAGACCACCGGCATACCGGTGCCTCGATCAATCTCGCCCGGCAGCACCTGCTCTGGGAACCCAGGGTCTCGCTCCGCGAGGGGCTCGCCAAACAGTGGTTGTGGTTCCACCAGCTGTCGCGCCGGGAGCGCGAATTCCGCGCCGCCGTGGTGGCGGTCTAG
- a CDS encoding type II secretion system protein, with product MLCDREHERTATAGQLPGVMPRQHVCAARGCRLVPGVVRQHPGVDGCRRRVAEPGTGGLQHLRGQGEPVRQLHRHSWRNQDGYTLVEVIIASALGLVVMTALTSVVLTTWRGTQTAVGRVEASSEIRNLEYRAYDDFARSGIPGLSGCGDQRANACTTSPIVLIGWQVSNSGPPAPSPYQVTYRWDGAGFLDRQVGGNPPVHLATDVTAFSWYLDGTAPNQTVVINLTVTVQGYGESQTMRFYPRVNP from the coding sequence ATGCTTTGCGACCGAGAACACGAACGCACCGCAACCGCTGGCCAGCTACCAGGGGTCATGCCCAGACAGCACGTTTGCGCTGCGCGCGGATGTCGCCTGGTCCCAGGGGTCGTCCGCCAGCATCCAGGTGTGGACGGTTGCCGTCGCCGCGTGGCCGAGCCAGGGACAGGTGGGCTCCAGCATCTCCGTGGTCAAGGTGAACCGGTGAGGCAGCTCCATCGGCATTCCTGGCGCAACCAGGACGGCTACACGTTGGTCGAGGTCATCATCGCCTCGGCGCTCGGTTTGGTCGTTATGACCGCCCTGACGTCCGTGGTCTTGACGACGTGGCGAGGGACACAGACGGCCGTCGGGCGGGTCGAGGCCAGCAGCGAGATCCGCAACCTCGAATACCGCGCCTATGACGACTTCGCGCGCAGCGGCATTCCCGGGCTGAGCGGCTGCGGCGATCAGCGCGCGAATGCGTGCACGACCTCGCCGATCGTGCTGATCGGCTGGCAGGTCAGCAACTCGGGCCCACCCGCTCCTTCCCCTTATCAGGTGACCTACCGGTGGGACGGCGCCGGGTTTCTCGACCGCCAGGTCGGCGGCAACCCTCCGGTCCACCTGGCGACCGACGTGACCGCGTTCTCCTGGTACCTGGACGGCACCGCGCCCAACCAGACCGTCGTCATCAACCTGACCGTGACCGTCCAGGGTTACGGCGAGTCGCAGACCATGCGTTTTTATCCGCGGGTGAACCCATGA